In one window of Calditrichota bacterium DNA:
- a CDS encoding MerR family transcriptional regulator: MDATEPIYTIGIAAQKLHVAVPTLRMYEKEGLLIPHKTKTGRRVYSANDLVWVNCIRRMINEKGLNIEGIRRLLSLIPCWEIKNCPPEKRQTCPAYQNSEKPCWMLAQEKKRVAPEVCRLCPVYSKALKCDNMKAFLNEMRAINP, translated from the coding sequence ATTGATGCAACGGAACCCATTTACACGATAGGAATTGCCGCTCAGAAACTTCACGTTGCCGTTCCCACGCTGCGCATGTATGAAAAAGAGGGATTACTCATTCCCCATAAAACCAAAACGGGACGGCGCGTCTATTCCGCAAATGATCTTGTTTGGGTTAATTGTATTCGTCGAATGATCAATGAAAAAGGATTGAATATTGAGGGAATTCGAAGGCTGCTTTCATTAATCCCGTGCTGGGAAATAAAAAATTGTCCCCCCGAAAAGAGACAGACATGCCCCGCCTATCAAAATAGTGAAAAGCCCTGTTGGATGCTTGCACAAGAAAAAAAACGGGTTGCTCCTGAAGTTTGCCGGTTATGCCCGGTCTATTCAAAGGCACTGAAATGTGATAATATGAAAGCATTTTTAAATGAGATGAGAGCCATTAATCCATAA
- the recN gene encoding DNA repair protein RecN — MLTSLYIKDFALFDEVMISFQKGLNIITGETGAGKSLIVDALNMLLGEKTDRSILRKNAPKAIVEGVFSLSLPEITVFLSEHDLDILDHEIRVRREVHASGRSRSFINDTPVTAEILRAFGELLVDIHGQHEHQSLLKNEKHIEYLDAFAGLQSQVQEIGASYRKIRSLKKDVQFLIEKGRQLEERRDYLQFQLDEIKRIQPLPGEDEALEREERILANSEKLFGLSSDAYQLLYENEPSAYELLTRVESILSELQQIDKQFEEFAQLSTEAKINVDEIAKFLQHYTTHFEFNPERLEKIRNRLNTLARLKKKYGSTIEDILEKKAAIEKELRLVDSVEDEVDQLKKKIDAEIHRYTELAEIISGKRKAAAQKLKLEIEGLLKKLGMEKAVFRVQVEPLLEPDGWVKIGETSYQGTARGIDRVRFFFSANPGEAPRELSRIASGGEISRVMLSIKSVLAEKDRIPVLIFDEIDNGISGRIAQTVGRQLHALAESHQIICVTHLPQIASAGDAHYTVEKTFEANRTHTKLRALNESERVVEIAKLIGGEKISDVNLKSAEELLKAFENS, encoded by the coding sequence ATGCTAACCTCACTGTACATTAAAGACTTCGCCCTTTTTGATGAAGTAATGATTTCATTCCAAAAAGGGCTAAACATTATTACCGGTGAGACGGGTGCCGGAAAATCTCTCATAGTTGATGCGCTGAATATGCTTTTGGGGGAAAAAACGGATCGCTCAATTCTTCGGAAAAATGCCCCAAAAGCCATCGTGGAGGGTGTGTTTTCCCTTTCTCTTCCCGAGATTACCGTATTCCTCAGTGAGCATGATTTGGACATCCTGGATCATGAGATTCGGGTCAGGCGGGAAGTCCATGCCTCCGGCCGGTCCCGGTCTTTCATTAACGATACCCCGGTGACTGCCGAGATTCTTCGCGCATTCGGAGAATTGCTTGTGGATATTCACGGGCAACACGAGCATCAATCGCTTCTTAAAAACGAAAAACACATTGAATATTTGGATGCTTTTGCCGGCCTCCAATCTCAGGTACAGGAGATTGGGGCGAGTTACCGAAAAATCCGTTCACTCAAAAAGGATGTACAGTTTCTGATTGAGAAAGGCCGGCAACTTGAAGAGCGCCGGGACTATTTGCAATTTCAACTGGATGAAATCAAGCGAATTCAGCCTTTGCCCGGAGAAGATGAGGCATTGGAGAGAGAGGAAAGAATCCTTGCGAATAGTGAGAAGCTGTTTGGGTTGAGTTCGGATGCCTACCAGCTTCTGTACGAAAACGAGCCTTCTGCCTATGAGCTGTTAACGCGTGTTGAAAGCATTCTTTCGGAATTACAGCAAATCGATAAACAATTTGAAGAGTTTGCACAACTCAGCACGGAAGCAAAGATCAATGTGGATGAAATTGCGAAATTTCTTCAGCATTACACCACCCATTTCGAATTTAATCCGGAACGCTTGGAAAAAATTCGAAATCGTCTGAATACACTGGCTCGTTTGAAGAAGAAATACGGATCGACTATTGAAGATATCCTCGAAAAAAAGGCTGCAATTGAAAAGGAACTCCGGCTGGTCGATTCGGTAGAGGATGAAGTGGATCAGCTGAAAAAGAAAATAGACGCCGAAATTCATCGGTATACTGAACTTGCAGAGATTATTTCCGGTAAGCGAAAAGCGGCCGCGCAAAAACTTAAGCTCGAAATCGAAGGGCTTCTGAAAAAATTGGGCATGGAAAAGGCTGTTTTCCGCGTTCAGGTAGAGCCCCTTTTGGAGCCAGATGGCTGGGTTAAAATAGGTGAAACGTCTTATCAGGGAACAGCCAGAGGGATTGATCGCGTGCGGTTTTTCTTTTCGGCAAACCCCGGTGAAGCACCGCGGGAATTGTCCAGAATTGCTTCCGGAGGAGAAATCTCCCGAGTTATGTTATCCATCAAGTCGGTGTTGGCTGAGAAGGATCGCATTCCGGTGCTGATATTTGATGAAATTGACAACGGTATTTCCGGACGGATTGCACAAACAGTGGGGCGGCAACTGCATGCGCTGGCAGAGAGTCACCAGATTATTTGCGTTACCCACTTGCCCCAAATTGCCAGTGCCGGAGATGCACACTATACGGTTGAGAAAACGTTTGAAGCGAATCGGACGCACACGAAGCTGCGTGCTTTGAATGAGAGCGAGAGAGTAGTTGAAATTGCCAAATTAATTGGCGGTGAAAAAATAAGTGATGTCAATTTAAAAAGTGCTGAAGAGCTGTTAAAGGCCTTTGAAAACTCCTGA
- the murA gene encoding UDP-N-acetylglucosamine 1-carboxyvinyltransferase, with the protein MYKFVINGGRTLHGRVPVSGSKNATLPLMAATLLARGKYVITNIPLLRDVTTMKQLLEIIGVSVEFENHRMVLDSSHYDKLEAPYDLVKKMRASIYVLGPLLAKNGYAKVSLPGGCAWGPRPVNFHIESLRKMGAAIDLENGYIVARAKRLKGAVIAFDFPSVGATGNAMMAAALAKGTTVIQNAAMEPEITNLGEFLNAMGAKISGLGTNHLEIEGVDELHPADGTVIPDRIEAGTFLIAGAITGGEITVEKAEAKHLTAILSKLGDTGARISADESSITLRAGKIIRSVNVSTAVYPGFPTDMQAQWMALMCVADKTSVITDTVYLDRFAHVPELMRLGANITLDGNVAAVTGVKKLTGATVMSTDLRASASLILAGLVAEGKTEVLRIYHIDRGYEAIEKKLQALGADIQRVRTEEF; encoded by the coding sequence ATGTATAAATTTGTCATAAACGGCGGACGAACGCTTCACGGGCGGGTACCCGTCAGTGGCAGCAAAAATGCCACACTTCCACTCATGGCGGCCACGCTACTGGCAAGGGGGAAATATGTGATTACCAATATCCCCCTTCTACGGGATGTGACCACCATGAAGCAACTGCTTGAAATCATAGGTGTTTCCGTTGAGTTTGAGAATCACCGCATGGTTTTGGATTCCTCTCATTATGACAAATTAGAGGCTCCTTACGATCTGGTTAAAAAAATGCGGGCTTCCATTTATGTATTGGGGCCGCTACTGGCAAAAAATGGCTATGCGAAGGTTTCTTTGCCCGGCGGCTGCGCATGGGGGCCGCGACCGGTGAATTTTCATATTGAAAGCCTGAGGAAAATGGGCGCTGCCATCGATCTGGAAAACGGATATATCGTTGCCCGGGCCAAAAGATTGAAGGGGGCTGTTATTGCGTTTGACTTCCCGAGTGTGGGTGCAACCGGAAACGCGATGATGGCGGCTGCGCTGGCAAAGGGAACCACCGTTATTCAAAATGCGGCCATGGAACCAGAGATTACCAATCTGGGGGAATTCCTAAATGCCATGGGGGCAAAAATTAGCGGTCTGGGAACAAATCACCTGGAAATTGAGGGCGTGGACGAACTGCACCCGGCCGATGGAACAGTGATTCCGGATCGAATTGAAGCGGGAACGTTTCTGATTGCCGGAGCGATTACGGGGGGAGAAATCACCGTAGAAAAGGCCGAGGCCAAGCACCTCACGGCAATTCTGTCAAAACTGGGGGATACAGGTGCCCGAATTTCAGCGGATGAATCGTCCATTACATTGCGTGCAGGAAAAATAATCCGGTCCGTCAATGTTTCCACAGCCGTTTATCCGGGTTTCCCCACGGATATGCAGGCCCAATGGATGGCATTGATGTGCGTGGCTGATAAAACAAGTGTGATTACCGATACGGTCTACCTGGATCGGTTTGCCCACGTTCCGGAACTCATGCGCCTTGGGGCAAATATCACACTTGATGGCAATGTAGCTGCGGTGACAGGCGTGAAGAAACTGACCGGGGCAACGGTTATGTCAACGGACCTTCGGGCCAGTGCTTCACTTATTCTGGCCGGGCTGGTAGCCGAGGGGAAAACAGAGGTTCTGAGAATTTACCACATCGATCGTGGGTATGAGGCCATTGAAAAAAAACTGCAGGCTTTGGGGGCAGATATTCAACGCGTCAGAACGGAGGAGTTTTAA
- a CDS encoding PAS domain-containing protein, producing the protein MTGSSDDKNLIWTSDHFPTEEDFRDFRQAGDGVLAVDENLIVISFSEAAERISGITSDQIVGKSCYDVLKMPICQKDQLVGQTLKSGRIFSNITTTLRHAAGETLEVVVSVSPLMSVEGGIAGAVLSFRDLTEMDRLASELLIRNRELLRERNKLTAILNSITDGVFTINTDWQITSFNLAAERITGYSSNEVLGKHCWEVFRGSNCDTNCPMRRALQTGEPTFNLEVEIVSREGKTIPVSVTSSALINEKGEASGAVETFRDLSPLRELKSELEERYRFDQIIGKSKPMQDLYDLLEDVAATDATVLVQGESGTGKELVVKAIHFNSLRRSGPFISVNCAALPETLLESELFGYEKGAFTGAVREKPGRFELADGGTLFLDEIGEMSYPLQAKLLRVLDEHVIERVGGIKSIRVDVRIVAATNKNLRDAVETGAFRQDLFYRLNVVPIHLPPLRERKEDIPLLVDYFIQKFNEKMGKRIRGVSSEVLRIFMDYNWPGNVRELENLLEFSFIQCKTEIITVQHLPTEFQRNFNTLRLTQEKPGEALLEYEKNLIYQTLIQNMGSRVKTARQLGMSKATLWRKMTKYGLLKKDKTD; encoded by the coding sequence ATGACTGGTTCTTCAGACGATAAAAATCTTATCTGGACGTCGGATCATTTTCCAACAGAGGAAGATTTCCGAGATTTTCGTCAGGCAGGGGATGGGGTGCTGGCCGTGGACGAGAATCTGATTGTAATCAGCTTCAGCGAAGCCGCTGAACGGATTTCCGGAATAACCAGCGATCAAATTGTGGGGAAATCCTGCTACGATGTTCTGAAAATGCCCATCTGTCAGAAGGATCAGTTAGTGGGGCAAACCCTGAAATCAGGACGCATTTTCTCCAATATAACAACCACGCTTCGACATGCGGCCGGCGAAACCCTTGAAGTGGTGGTTAGCGTTTCTCCATTAATGAGCGTTGAGGGCGGAATTGCTGGTGCGGTCCTTTCCTTTCGCGATCTGACTGAAATGGACCGCCTGGCGAGTGAACTCCTGATTCGAAATCGGGAGCTTTTGCGCGAAAGAAATAAGCTGACGGCCATTCTGAACAGCATTACCGACGGCGTTTTTACAATAAACACGGATTGGCAGATCACCTCTTTTAACCTTGCAGCGGAAAGAATTACCGGATATTCCAGCAACGAGGTTCTTGGCAAACACTGCTGGGAAGTTTTTAGAGGGAGCAACTGTGACACAAATTGTCCCATGCGGAGGGCCCTCCAAACGGGCGAACCAACCTTTAATTTGGAGGTTGAAATTGTTTCCAGAGAAGGAAAAACGATTCCTGTAAGCGTAACCAGTTCTGCCCTGATCAATGAAAAAGGAGAGGCCAGCGGGGCGGTGGAAACCTTTCGCGATTTGTCTCCATTGCGGGAACTGAAATCAGAATTGGAAGAGCGTTACCGATTCGACCAGATTATCGGCAAAAGCAAACCCATGCAGGATTTGTACGATCTTCTGGAGGACGTGGCAGCCACGGATGCCACAGTTCTGGTCCAGGGTGAAAGCGGCACCGGAAAAGAGCTCGTTGTAAAAGCTATTCATTTTAACAGCTTGCGGCGTTCGGGACCGTTTATCAGCGTCAATTGTGCCGCGCTTCCGGAAACCCTTCTGGAAAGTGAATTGTTCGGCTACGAAAAGGGTGCATTTACGGGCGCCGTTCGAGAAAAACCCGGTCGATTCGAATTGGCCGATGGCGGAACCCTCTTTCTGGACGAAATCGGCGAGATGAGCTATCCCTTGCAAGCCAAGCTCTTACGCGTATTGGATGAACACGTGATTGAACGTGTAGGCGGCATTAAATCCATTCGGGTTGATGTTCGAATTGTGGCCGCAACCAATAAAAATCTTCGGGACGCCGTTGAAACGGGCGCTTTCCGGCAGGACTTATTCTACCGCTTGAATGTGGTTCCCATTCATTTGCCCCCGCTTCGGGAACGGAAAGAGGACATTCCCTTGCTGGTAGATTATTTTATTCAGAAGTTCAACGAAAAAATGGGGAAACGGATTCGCGGCGTTTCATCGGAGGTTTTGCGAATTTTTATGGATTATAATTGGCCCGGCAACGTAAGAGAACTGGAGAATCTCCTGGAATTTTCTTTTATTCAGTGCAAGACGGAGATCATTACCGTTCAACATTTGCCAACAGAGTTTCAAAGGAATTTCAACACCCTCCGATTGACACAAGAAAAGCCGGGAGAGGCACTTCTGGAATATGAGAAAAACCTGATCTACCAAACTCTCATTCAAAATATGGGCAGCCGCGTAAAAACCGCCCGACAATTGGGAATGAGCAAAGCCACCCTCTGGCGAAAAATGACAAAATACGGTTTGTTGAAAAAAGACAAAACGGATTGA
- a CDS encoding DUF2892 domain-containing protein, translating to MKANVGSTDRLIRILLGIIFLVLAFAVFAGTLKWIFIVLGIIALFTGIVRFCALYPLLKINTAKKE from the coding sequence ATGAAAGCAAATGTTGGAAGTACGGACCGGTTGATCCGAATTCTTCTCGGAATTATTTTTTTAGTCCTGGCCTTTGCAGTATTCGCAGGTACATTGAAGTGGATTTTTATTGTTCTTGGAATTATTGCGCTTTTCACCGGTATTGTTCGTTTTTGCGCCCTGTATCCATTGCTTAAAATTAATACGGCCAAAAAGGAATAG
- a CDS encoding YfhL family 4Fe-4S dicluster ferredoxin gives MALMITEECINCGACEPECPNEAIYEGGVPWELNGETHDPLSDDIYYIVPDKCTECVGFYDEPQCAAVCPVDSCVPDPDHVEDHDTLLAKAKKLHPDQSFD, from the coding sequence ATGGCTTTAATGATCACCGAGGAATGCATCAATTGCGGTGCTTGCGAACCGGAATGTCCCAATGAGGCGATTTACGAGGGCGGCGTACCGTGGGAATTGAATGGTGAGACCCACGATCCTTTATCGGATGATATTTATTATATCGTTCCGGATAAGTGTACGGAATGCGTCGGATTTTATGACGAACCGCAGTGTGCAGCCGTCTGTCCGGTTGATTCCTGTGTGCCTGATCCTGATCATGTGGAAGACCATGACACGTTGTTGGCCAAAGCCAAGAAGCTGCATCCGGATCAGAGTTTTGATTAA